From Virgibacillus natechei, the proteins below share one genomic window:
- the xylB gene encoding xylulokinase: protein MKYVMGVDLGTSAVKILLVDQHGEVAHVVSKPLSLMQEKTGFSEQDPKDWVDQTVAGMSDLLKRFNGDPADIEGISFSGQMHGLVLLDDRNEVLRNAILWNDTRTTAQCQEIYDVIGEERLLEITKNPALEGFTLPKLLWVREHEPEVYAKADKFVLPKDYLRYKLTGELQMEYSDAAGTLLLNVTEKKWSEELCDSLDIDVAICPPLVESSAEVGKPTPEIAEATGLANTTRVFAGGADNACGAIGSGILEDGKTLVSTGTSGVVLSYESSNEKDFQGKVHYFNHGAPDAFYTMGVTLAAGYSLSWFKDVFAGDESFEDFVAAVDTVPIGSNGLLFTPYVAGERTPHADASIRASFIGMDGSHKRPDFVRAVMEGITFSLNESIDIFRKNGKTIDTIVSTGGGAKNEDWLQMQADIFDANVVKQTSEQGPGMGAAMLAAYGCGWFDSLQDCADEFLQEDNVFTPNRDSVDLYKKLFTLYQKVYGQTKELNEKLLEYRK, encoded by the coding sequence ATGAAATACGTAATGGGTGTCGATTTAGGAACGAGTGCGGTTAAAATTTTACTCGTTGATCAACATGGCGAAGTGGCTCATGTTGTATCAAAGCCATTATCACTCATGCAAGAGAAAACAGGATTCAGTGAACAGGATCCGAAAGATTGGGTGGATCAGACGGTTGCCGGGATGTCTGATCTCCTGAAACGTTTTAACGGTGACCCAGCTGACATTGAAGGAATTAGTTTTTCCGGACAAATGCATGGCTTGGTCTTGCTTGATGATCGCAATGAAGTCTTACGCAATGCCATTCTGTGGAATGACACGCGCACAACGGCGCAATGCCAGGAAATTTATGATGTCATTGGAGAAGAACGTTTGCTAGAAATAACAAAGAACCCAGCATTGGAAGGCTTCACCCTACCGAAATTATTATGGGTAAGGGAGCATGAGCCGGAGGTATACGCGAAAGCAGATAAATTCGTTTTACCTAAAGATTATTTACGCTACAAATTGACTGGCGAGCTACAGATGGAATATTCGGATGCAGCTGGTACGTTGTTACTTAATGTGACAGAGAAAAAATGGAGTGAGGAATTATGTGATTCGCTCGATATCGACGTGGCAATTTGTCCGCCATTAGTGGAATCATCCGCGGAAGTAGGGAAGCCAACACCTGAAATTGCTGAGGCTACTGGTCTTGCGAATACGACACGTGTTTTCGCTGGTGGAGCGGATAATGCCTGTGGAGCAATTGGTTCAGGCATTCTAGAAGACGGGAAAACATTAGTCAGTACCGGGACCTCTGGTGTTGTTTTGTCTTATGAATCTAGTAATGAAAAAGATTTTCAGGGGAAAGTGCATTATTTTAATCATGGTGCACCGGATGCATTTTATACGATGGGCGTAACGCTCGCAGCGGGTTATAGCCTTAGTTGGTTTAAAGATGTTTTTGCGGGTGACGAATCCTTTGAAGATTTCGTTGCAGCTGTAGATACCGTTCCGATCGGTTCGAATGGCTTATTATTTACGCCGTATGTGGCAGGGGAAAGAACCCCCCATGCGGATGCATCTATTCGTGCTAGTTTCATCGGGATGGATGGCTCACACAAGAGGCCTGATTTTGTTCGAGCGGTCATGGAAGGAATCACATTTTCCTTAAATGAATCGATAGACATTTTCAGGAAAAATGGAAAGACCATTGATACGATTGTGTCAACTGGCGGTGGCGCGAAAAATGAAGACTGGTTGCAGATGCAGGCTGACATTTTTGATGCGAATGTCGTCAAACAAACTAGTGAGCAAGGGCCTGGAATGGGAGCGGCGATGCTGGCGGCTTATGGCTGTGGATGGTTTGACTCCCTGCAGGACTGTGCAGATGAATTTTTACAGGAAGATAACGTATTTACGCCAAATAGAGATAGTGTGGATTTGTATAAAAAATTATTCACCTTATATCAGAAAGTCTATGGGCAGACGAAAGAATTGAATGAGAAACTTTTGGAATATCGGAAATAA
- the xylA gene encoding xylose isomerase, whose product MTYFNNINKIKYEGARSTNPYAFKFYNPEEKIGGKTMEEYLRFGVAYWHTFTEDLSDPFGVGTAIRPWDKYQGMDLAKARVEAAFELFEKLDVPFFCFHDVDIAPEGRNLKESNENLDTIVSMMKDYMKDSKTKLLWNTANNFTHPRFVHGAASSNNADVFAYSAAKVKKGLEISKELGGENYVFWGGREGYETLLNTDMKLEMDNLGRFYHMAVDYAKEIGNDAQFLIEPKPKEPMKHAYDFDVATGFAFLQNYDLQDHFKFNIEANHATLAGHTFEHELHYARITNTLGSVDANQGDTLLGWDTDEFPTDLSSSVLAMYEIIKNGGLGRGGLNFDAKVRRGSFDPEDLFHAHIAGMDSYAVGLRVAQKLIDDNVLEGIIDDRYKSYTEGIGLDIVEGKSDFHKLEQHALGLNEINNQSGRLERIKATINQYLLREYAGE is encoded by the coding sequence ATGACATATTTTAACAACATCAACAAAATCAAATACGAAGGTGCAAGATCGACAAACCCATACGCATTCAAATTTTATAATCCCGAGGAAAAAATCGGCGGGAAAACGATGGAGGAATACCTTCGTTTTGGTGTAGCTTACTGGCATACATTTACAGAAGATTTATCCGATCCATTTGGTGTTGGCACTGCCATTCGTCCATGGGATAAGTATCAAGGAATGGACTTAGCTAAAGCGCGTGTAGAAGCAGCGTTTGAGTTATTTGAAAAACTTGATGTACCATTTTTCTGCTTCCATGACGTTGATATTGCCCCAGAAGGACGTAATTTAAAAGAATCAAATGAAAATCTGGATACGATCGTAAGCATGATGAAAGATTACATGAAAGACAGTAAAACAAAGTTGCTCTGGAATACGGCGAATAACTTTACGCACCCTCGTTTCGTTCATGGTGCTGCTTCTTCCAATAATGCGGATGTGTTTGCCTATTCTGCCGCAAAAGTGAAAAAAGGACTTGAAATTAGTAAGGAGCTAGGTGGCGAAAACTATGTGTTCTGGGGCGGTCGTGAAGGGTATGAAACCCTGTTAAACACTGATATGAAGCTAGAGATGGATAACCTGGGCCGTTTCTATCATATGGCGGTAGATTATGCGAAGGAAATTGGCAATGATGCGCAATTTCTCATTGAACCAAAACCAAAAGAGCCGATGAAACATGCCTATGACTTTGATGTGGCAACTGGCTTTGCTTTCTTGCAAAATTACGATCTACAGGATCACTTTAAATTTAATATTGAAGCAAACCATGCAACGTTAGCTGGGCACACATTTGAGCACGAATTACATTATGCACGTATCACAAATACATTGGGTTCCGTGGATGCAAACCAAGGGGATACATTACTAGGTTGGGATACAGATGAGTTCCCGACAGACTTATCCTCTAGCGTTCTAGCGATGTATGAAATCATCAAAAATGGTGGACTTGGTCGAGGTGGATTGAACTTTGACGCGAAAGTTCGTCGTGGTTCCTTTGATCCAGAAGATTTATTTCATGCCCATATCGCTGGAATGGATAGCTATGCAGTAGGATTAAGAGTTGCGCAAAAATTGATTGACGATAACGTGCTAGAAGGCATTATTGATGACCGTTATAAGAGCTACACCGAAGGAATTGGTTTGGATATTGTGGAAGGAAAATCAGATTTTCATAAATTGGAGCAACACGCACTGGGACTAAATGAAATTAACAATCAATCCGGTCGTTTGGAAAGAATTAAAGCTACGATTAATCAGTATTTGTTAAGAGAATATGCAGGGGAATAA
- a CDS encoding YesL family protein has translation MSQTLYNILEWITRFAYINILWVFFTLVGGVIFGLIPSTTALFAVIRQWLKGNSNTPVFKSFWAYYKSDFLKSNRLAIFIYICTIIIGYNLIFLQAQLDHTITWTSVPLLAGMLLFLLVLFYIFPVFAHYDVKVTKVIKNAFLTMLVSPIHTFLMIICLVSFYVIVTFIPALFFIFGASFYAFITMWTALQAFHKIDKRAGN, from the coding sequence ATGAGCCAAACATTATATAATATACTAGAATGGATCACCCGTTTTGCCTACATCAATATATTATGGGTGTTCTTCACCTTAGTTGGGGGAGTAATTTTTGGGTTAATCCCCTCCACAACTGCTTTATTTGCCGTTATTCGACAATGGCTGAAAGGCAATTCCAACACCCCCGTTTTTAAATCCTTTTGGGCGTACTACAAAAGTGATTTTCTAAAAAGTAACCGATTAGCTATTTTTATTTACATTTGCACCATTATTATTGGATATAATCTCATTTTCCTACAAGCACAGTTGGATCATACCATTACGTGGACATCTGTCCCACTATTGGCGGGAATGTTACTATTTTTATTAGTCTTATTTTATATCTTCCCAGTATTTGCTCACTATGATGTCAAGGTAACGAAAGTAATTAAAAATGCTTTCCTGACAATGTTAGTGAGCCCTATCCATACCTTTTTAATGATCATTTGTCTCGTATCTTTTTATGTTATCGTTACGTTCATTCCTGCGCTATTTTTTATATTCGGAGCCAGTTTTTATGCATTTATAACCATGTGGACTGCTTTACAAGCCTTCCATAAAATAGATAAAAGGGCTGGGAATTAA
- a CDS encoding carbohydrate ABC transporter permease: MGRIGYFLLYACLAIVAVFQIFPIIWLVLFSLKDNREIFAESPFALPQEIRWENYLKVWESGIGVYFFNSVWITGIAVLLTLLVASMATFVITRMNWKLSKLVLGLFMVGLMIPIHSALIPLFDMFNTINLIDNPWSIVITYTAYNLPITMMILLGFYYTLPREIEEAAIIDGASLHRLFFRIILPMTTPVLSTTAIINMIYNWNEFVFVNTFISSDKYKTLTVGIQNFVGQYMTDWGAIGATLVISVLPILLAFLFFSNKVVEGISSSAVKG; encoded by the coding sequence ATGGGACGTATAGGATACTTTTTACTCTATGCCTGCTTAGCAATTGTAGCGGTTTTTCAAATCTTTCCTATTATTTGGCTGGTTCTTTTCTCCTTAAAAGATAATCGCGAAATATTTGCCGAGTCTCCTTTTGCTCTTCCACAGGAAATTAGATGGGAGAACTATTTAAAAGTATGGGAAAGTGGTATCGGAGTCTATTTTTTCAACAGTGTATGGATTACAGGAATAGCTGTTTTACTGACACTACTAGTTGCTAGTATGGCAACGTTTGTTATTACGAGAATGAATTGGAAGTTGAGCAAATTAGTATTAGGTTTATTTATGGTTGGACTAATGATCCCCATCCATTCAGCCTTGATTCCGCTATTTGACATGTTTAATACGATTAATTTAATAGATAATCCTTGGTCGATTGTTATCACGTATACGGCATATAATTTACCGATTACGATGATGATATTGCTTGGTTTCTATTATACGCTGCCACGTGAAATTGAGGAAGCAGCCATTATTGATGGGGCATCTTTACATCGGCTATTTTTTAGAATTATACTACCGATGACTACGCCAGTTCTTTCGACGACTGCGATTATAAACATGATCTATAATTGGAATGAGTTTGTATTCGTAAATACCTTCATTAGTTCTGATAAATATAAGACGCTAACAGTAGGTATTCAAAACTTTGTCGGGCAATATATGACAGATTGGGGAGCGATTGGTGCTACATTGGTAATAAGTGTATTACCGATTTTGTTAGCATTTCTCTTCTTTAGTAACAAAGTGGTGGAAGGTATTTCATCTAGTGCGGTAAAAGGCTAG
- a CDS encoding carbohydrate ABC transporter permease yields MNKVMSNKWFIALYIFPALFLVSVLIFIPLLLTGYYGLMEWDGIGAMEFLGLDNYIVAIQDANFWDSALHSFLLALFSTLSLIIYLAVSMILASKIKGSDVLRKIYLIPMLLSSVAIAQLWIKIYDPSNGVLNTILATFGVENPPLWLADTNIVLYSIFIPIIWQYAGFYILIYYAALKNIPESIIEAARIDGASPLQIAFRIKLPLIMSIVKVTIVLAIVGSLKYFDLIYVMTGGGPNGASEVMASYMYKLAFANNDFGYGSAIAFLMLIITLIVTYIVRKLTATKEEIQY; encoded by the coding sequence ATGAATAAGGTAATGTCGAATAAATGGTTCATCGCTCTTTATATATTCCCAGCACTTTTTTTAGTTAGTGTTTTAATATTCATCCCATTACTTTTAACAGGCTATTATGGCCTGATGGAGTGGGATGGAATTGGTGCAATGGAGTTTCTAGGGTTGGATAATTACATTGTCGCTATACAAGATGCTAATTTTTGGGATAGTGCATTGCATTCTTTTCTCCTTGCACTCTTTTCTACCTTGAGCTTAATTATTTACTTGGCGGTTTCCATGATATTGGCTTCCAAAATTAAAGGTTCTGATGTTTTAAGGAAAATCTACTTAATTCCAATGCTACTATCTTCGGTAGCTATTGCGCAGTTATGGATTAAAATTTATGACCCGTCTAACGGGGTGTTGAATACGATTCTTGCTACATTCGGTGTAGAAAATCCACCATTATGGCTTGCAGATACGAACATCGTCTTATACTCCATCTTTATTCCTATTATATGGCAGTATGCAGGGTTTTATATCCTTATTTATTATGCAGCATTGAAAAATATACCAGAATCTATTATTGAAGCGGCAAGAATAGATGGTGCTTCTCCTCTTCAGATTGCATTTAGAATCAAGTTACCATTAATCATGAGTATCGTGAAGGTAACGATTGTGCTAGCAATTGTGGGATCACTGAAATACTTTGATCTCATTTATGTAATGACGGGCGGAGGACCTAATGGAGCAAGTGAAGTTATGGCTTCCTACATGTATAAACTTGCTTTTGCCAATAATGATTTTGGTTATGGTAGTGCGATAGCATTCCTTATGTTGATCATCACACTTATCGTCACGTACATTGTACGTAAACTTACGGCTACAAAAGAAGAAATTCAATATTAA
- a CDS encoding extracellular solute-binding protein: MIKKKAVTLIISLLAVMLIAAGCADSEDETANSDTGAENTGETSTVEFMHLWPEGSSAEHHRIVNDIIDDFEAENEGIEIDLQVLSNEQYKDQMTVLSAGDELPDVGMTWAAGYLDPFVDGDKFAPLDDLMEDGLGDQFIAGTAESFEVDGSTYGLPLELNTSYVFYNQTIFDEYNLEEPETYEELEQVVDTLSENGEEPIALGNRDRWTGSMWYMYFADRIGGADVLNDAIDRTGSFEHDALIQAAEETQNMVENDSFISGFNGLADEEAKSMFMNDQAAMYMIATWDLPNFTTNEDVPQEFRDSVGYFKFPTVDGQGDEDSFVGGPGVGLFVGENSDVQEESKEFASYFVEQWGEMAVTEAGVIPATTVDGETLDLPDMYVDVLDDLNEASNLTLYADVQMSAGVADTHLDLIQSLFGMEITPEEFAEQHEEALSNE, translated from the coding sequence ATGATTAAAAAGAAAGCGGTTACCTTAATTATTTCGCTTTTAGCAGTCATGCTGATAGCAGCAGGATGCGCAGATTCAGAGGATGAAACTGCAAATTCCGACACAGGTGCAGAAAATACGGGAGAAACTTCAACGGTTGAATTTATGCATCTATGGCCGGAAGGAAGTTCTGCAGAGCATCACAGAATTGTAAACGATATCATAGATGATTTTGAAGCAGAGAATGAAGGTATCGAGATTGATTTGCAGGTATTGAGCAATGAGCAGTATAAGGACCAAATGACGGTTCTATCTGCAGGAGATGAATTGCCTGATGTAGGAATGACTTGGGCAGCGGGCTATTTGGATCCGTTTGTTGACGGAGACAAATTTGCGCCTTTAGACGACCTTATGGAAGATGGACTTGGGGATCAGTTCATAGCAGGAACTGCCGAATCTTTTGAGGTGGATGGTAGTACGTATGGACTACCTCTGGAATTGAATACCTCATACGTATTTTACAATCAGACTATTTTTGATGAATATAATCTAGAGGAACCAGAAACTTATGAGGAATTAGAACAAGTGGTTGATACATTAAGTGAAAATGGGGAAGAACCAATTGCTTTAGGAAATAGAGACCGATGGACCGGTTCCATGTGGTATATGTACTTTGCTGACCGTATTGGTGGCGCAGATGTATTAAATGATGCAATTGACAGAACAGGTTCTTTTGAACACGATGCTTTAATTCAAGCAGCAGAAGAGACACAAAACATGGTAGAAAATGATTCTTTCATAAGCGGCTTTAATGGTCTAGCAGATGAAGAAGCAAAGAGTATGTTTATGAATGATCAGGCTGCAATGTACATGATTGCTACGTGGGATCTACCAAACTTTACAACAAACGAAGATGTACCACAGGAATTCAGAGACTCCGTTGGCTACTTTAAATTTCCTACTGTAGATGGACAGGGAGATGAAGATAGTTTTGTCGGCGGACCAGGAGTAGGCTTGTTTGTTGGTGAAAATTCAGATGTACAAGAAGAATCGAAAGAATTTGCCTCATATTTTGTTGAGCAATGGGGAGAAATGGCAGTTACAGAAGCCGGAGTTATTCCAGCAACTACAGTTGATGGGGAAACATTGGATCTACCAGACATGTATGTGGATGTGTTGGATGATTTAAATGAGGCAAGTAATTTGACTCTCTATGCGGATGTTCAAATGAGCGCAGGTGTTGCTGATACACATCTTGATTTAATCCAGTCCTTATTTGGAATGGAAATAACACCAGAAGAATTTGCTGAACAGCATGAAGAAGCACTTTCAAATGAATAA